One region of Polynucleobacter sp. SHI8 genomic DNA includes:
- a CDS encoding ATP-binding protein: MIPRNAAETLLRLAKGFPIIAITGPRQSGKTTLAKSVFNNKPYISLENLDERSFANQDPKRFLARFPDGAILDEVQRCPSILSWLQGFVDERQRMGDFILTGSAQLDLMSGISQTLAGRVGRVELLPFSGKELVGYGLSNDLNTLLLQGGFPAIFDRDVSLEDWFSNYVATYVERDVRQILAIQDLNRFQRFIRLCAARSAQLLNLSSLANDCGITSVTAKEWLSVLEACYLVKIIHPYYQNFGKRLVKTPKLFFLDVGLMAWLLGIKHSSQLELHPQRSHLFETWVVTEFLKDIYNQGSQAPLFFWRDQSGQEIDLLIERENGLQAIEVKSGATITSDWPKTISLWQKHTNNTIPPLIIYGGQGDCMKEKIHYLGWRSLCESDLESFQ; this comes from the coding sequence ATGATTCCACGAAATGCCGCAGAAACCTTACTTCGTCTAGCTAAAGGTTTTCCTATTATCGCTATTACCGGACCACGACAGTCCGGAAAGACAACGCTTGCCAAATCAGTGTTTAACAATAAACCTTATATCAGTCTTGAAAATTTAGATGAACGATCCTTTGCAAATCAGGACCCTAAGCGATTTTTAGCACGTTTTCCAGACGGTGCAATCTTAGATGAGGTACAACGCTGTCCCAGCATACTTTCATGGCTTCAAGGTTTTGTGGACGAGCGTCAGCGAATGGGGGATTTTATCCTCACAGGCTCCGCACAACTCGATTTAATGTCAGGGATTAGTCAAACTCTTGCAGGACGCGTGGGTCGTGTGGAACTTTTACCGTTTTCAGGCAAGGAGTTGGTGGGATATGGTTTATCCAACGATTTAAATACCCTACTTCTGCAGGGTGGCTTTCCGGCTATTTTTGATCGTGATGTTAGCTTAGAAGATTGGTTCTCCAACTACGTTGCAACTTATGTTGAAAGAGATGTGCGTCAAATTTTAGCGATTCAAGACCTCAACCGCTTCCAAAGATTTATTCGATTATGTGCCGCTCGATCTGCACAACTTCTCAACTTAAGCTCCCTTGCAAACGATTGTGGCATTACTTCTGTAACAGCTAAAGAGTGGTTGAGTGTTCTTGAAGCCTGTTATTTAGTAAAAATCATTCATCCCTATTATCAAAATTTTGGCAAACGGCTTGTAAAAACACCTAAGTTATTTTTTCTTGACGTTGGCTTAATGGCTTGGTTGCTTGGCATTAAACACAGCTCTCAACTCGAGCTACATCCACAGCGAAGCCATTTATTTGAAACATGGGTTGTCACAGAATTTTTAAAGGATATTTATAACCAAGGCTCTCAAGCGCCTCTATTTTTTTGGCGTGATCAAAGTGGGCAAGAAATTGATTTGCTCATTGAAAGAGAAAATGGCCTTCAAGCGATTGAAGTTAAATCAGGCGCCACTATCACTAGCGATTGGCCAAAGACAATTTCGTTATGGCAAAAACATACGAATAATACAATACCCCCACTCATTATTTATGGGGGCCAAGGAGATTGTATGAAAGAAAAAATTCACTATCTCGGGTGGCGATCACTCTGCGAGTCGGATTTAGAGTCATTTCAATAA